One Vallitalea okinawensis DNA window includes the following coding sequences:
- a CDS encoding C39 family peptidase — protein MRKPMNKIKTPHFYFKAIGFKSAKLVQFGNVELVKGHNQEDYGEKNDCTIISIATLIEYLIERTEDFEIIYKTVVANINPKWLYSGDVYGTIPLFINCILNRNLQYFGLEEFKSKHNYIKSLGYDNQNIIKLLDNGVPVIINLSGNNKDYYKNHTVLIIGYLIYKDQYGAKKILMKVYDNWSSKVRYLDYNCIPKISSINYITKSNK, from the coding sequence ATGAGAAAACCAATGAATAAAATTAAAACGCCTCATTTTTATTTTAAAGCGATAGGATTTAAAAGTGCTAAATTGGTACAATTTGGTAATGTTGAGCTGGTAAAAGGACATAATCAGGAAGATTATGGGGAGAAGAATGATTGCACAATAATAAGTATAGCTACCCTAATTGAATATTTAATAGAGAGGACAGAAGATTTTGAGATTATTTATAAAACAGTAGTCGCTAACATCAATCCTAAATGGTTATATTCTGGAGATGTTTATGGTACCATACCTTTATTTATCAACTGCATTTTAAATAGAAATTTACAATACTTTGGATTAGAAGAGTTTAAATCAAAACATAATTACATAAAAAGTTTAGGTTATGACAATCAAAATATTATAAAACTTTTAGATAATGGAGTTCCAGTTATTATTAATTTAAGTGGAAATAATAAGGATTATTATAAAAACCATACTGTTTTGATTATTGGTTACTTAATTTATAAGGATCAATATGGAGCTAAGAAGATTTTAATGAAAGTATATGATAATTGGTCATCAAAGGTGAGATATCTTGATTATAATTGCATTCCAAAAATATCATCAATAAACTATATAACAAAAAGTAATAAATAA
- a CDS encoding radical SAM protein, whose translation MERYVVHVTKKCNLDCKYCYETDKSSLYTWDEVKEVIDNIAKFNKDRIFEIEFLGGEPLLAFDIIKSAVEYIEKLKNVEVHRYMITTNGTILNPDIDEFLYAYPTVHIGISLDGNKSMNQLRVFKDTQLNSYDTVIENINILLASGYKDRLSVHIVTHPYNIGYLSKGIKHLYNKGVRIIGIGTVENTLPLTDEYMEVFKREFKEISTDILNDKYPDLRIDLLEYLKPKSDQRHYIKDETGKTIAESYGRTKDDITSQDIYNSYVGKSPLGEIIYDLREFVYLQNQEIQNVG comes from the coding sequence TTGGAGAGATATGTTGTACATGTAACTAAAAAATGTAACTTAGATTGTAAATATTGTTATGAAACTGATAAGTCTAGTTTGTATACTTGGGATGAAGTTAAAGAGGTAATCGATAATATTGCCAAATTTAATAAAGATAGAATATTTGAGATTGAATTTTTAGGTGGAGAGCCTTTATTAGCATTCGATATTATTAAATCAGCTGTTGAATATATTGAAAAACTTAAAAATGTTGAAGTTCATAGATATATGATAACTACAAATGGAACAATTTTAAATCCTGATATTGATGAGTTCTTATATGCTTATCCAACGGTACATATTGGTATAAGTTTAGATGGCAATAAATCTATGAATCAGCTCAGAGTCTTCAAGGATACACAGCTAAATTCTTATGATACAGTTATAGAAAATATAAATATTCTATTAGCTTCAGGATATAAAGATCGACTGAGTGTTCATATAGTGACACATCCGTATAATATAGGATATTTGTCAAAGGGAATAAAACATTTATATAACAAGGGTGTTAGAATAATTGGAATTGGTACAGTTGAGAATACTTTACCACTAACAGATGAATACATGGAAGTATTCAAAAGAGAGTTTAAAGAAATATCTACAGATATTTTAAATGACAAGTACCCTGATTTAAGGATTGATCTTTTAGAATATCTCAAGCCGAAGTCAGACCAACGCCACTATATAAAAGATGAAACTGGAAAAACAATCGCTGAGAGTTATGGTAGAACTAAAGATGATATAACAAGTCAAGATATATACAATTCATACGTAGGTAAATCACCTTTAGGTGAGATTATCTATGACCTTAGAGAATTTGTATATCTTCAAAATCAAGAAATACAAAATGTAGGGTAA
- a CDS encoding radical SAM/SPASM domain-containing protein, with protein sequence MRSVKPNSASLLLTEDCNLRCKYCFEKHKKNYMSKEVATKAIEYLAKNAAENGMREFHTMLFGGEPLMDASLLEHVFKTGLLTSEKYGVKYTASIVTNGTIYNDELDRIFKTYKDKVSLGIQISVDGTKEIHDANRVTVNGKGSFDMIEKNIEEFKAMFGKEYINRLNLHGVMSKETISGLYKSWKFFRDEWNVPRLWFLFLQEDYWTQEHINTYSEQLGMIKDDILARVKRDGNIKEVENYAPLDRCLRPDRRALSPCGAGKNFVTITAKGDIYPCHHFYFNDPDKETLIGNIDEDIDDSKRRLFLAYDSDDMSCDKDCKHNHCYRCIAVNWVENGSILSQVRGSQCSMAHVEMKFQHDLKEELENMGLKTPETNVDYRKGNNPNNPDCLCDSRGTTIATTGQSGFNNPKSKCTCDSKDENIEIIAGATKLILEQQEEILTNQRIILKMLANS encoded by the coding sequence ATGAGATCAGTTAAACCGAATTCAGCAAGTTTATTACTCACAGAGGATTGTAATTTAAGATGTAAATATTGCTTTGAAAAACACAAAAAAAATTATATGAGCAAAGAAGTAGCAACAAAAGCTATAGAATATCTTGCAAAAAATGCTGCAGAGAACGGTATGAGAGAATTTCACACTATGTTATTTGGTGGAGAGCCATTGATGGATGCATCATTATTGGAACATGTGTTTAAAACAGGATTATTAACATCAGAAAAGTATGGTGTTAAATATACAGCCTCAATAGTCACAAATGGTACTATTTACAACGATGAGTTAGATAGAATATTTAAAACATATAAAGATAAGGTAAGTCTGGGTATTCAAATATCAGTAGATGGTACGAAAGAAATACATGATGCCAATAGAGTTACTGTTAATGGAAAAGGCTCTTTTGATATGATTGAGAAGAACATAGAAGAATTTAAAGCCATGTTTGGAAAGGAATATATAAATAGACTTAACTTACATGGCGTTATGAGCAAAGAGACGATAAGTGGTTTATATAAATCATGGAAGTTTTTTAGAGATGAGTGGAATGTACCTAGACTCTGGTTTTTATTTCTTCAAGAAGATTATTGGACTCAAGAGCATATCAATACATATTCAGAGCAACTTGGAATGATTAAAGATGATATATTAGCTAGAGTCAAAAGAGATGGAAATATAAAAGAAGTTGAAAATTATGCACCACTCGACAGATGCTTAAGACCAGATAGGAGAGCCTTATCACCTTGTGGTGCAGGAAAAAACTTTGTGACAATTACAGCTAAAGGCGATATTTATCCATGTCATCATTTCTACTTTAATGACCCAGATAAAGAAACCTTAATAGGAAATATTGATGAAGATATCGATGATTCTAAGAGAAGGTTATTTTTGGCTTATGATAGCGATGATATGTCCTGTGATAAAGATTGTAAACATAATCATTGTTATAGATGTATTGCCGTAAATTGGGTTGAAAACGGAAGTATATTAAGTCAAGTAAGAGGAAGTCAATGCAGTATGGCACATGTGGAAATGAAATTTCAACATGATTTAAAAGAGGAGTTGGAAAATATGGGGTTAAAAACACCTGAAACAAATGTAGACTATAGGAAAGGAAATAATCCAAACAATCCTGATTGTTTATGTGACTCAAGAGGTACAACTATTGCAACGACAGGACAAAGTGGTTTTAATAATCCTAAATCAAAATGTACTTGTGATAGTAAAGATGAGAATATCGAAATTATCGCAGGAGCTACAAAACTCATATTAGAGCAACAAGAAGAAATTCTAACAAATCAAAGGATAATCTTGAAAATGTTAGCTAACTCTTAA